One Deinococcus psychrotolerans genomic window carries:
- a CDS encoding response regulator transcription factor — protein sequence MLPEIRVLILLVEDEEAIALPLRRALAAQGYTVNYAADLTHARAAVLTLEPDLAVLDVQLPEDEAGGFVLAREMRAAGYRGSLLFLTARDSLDDRLEGLDLGGDDYLTKPFHLSELLSRVRALLRRVSEAKTDLLSYGPLSLDLVTHRVEWEGRTVMLSLREYDVLERLARAPGRVFSAEELMDVVWGERASDPGVVKVCVHHLRAKLSPEVIQTVQRGYQLGLANLERRP from the coding sequence GTGTTGCCGGAGATCAGGGTGCTGATCTTGCTGGTAGAAGATGAGGAGGCGATTGCCTTGCCGCTGCGGCGAGCACTGGCCGCGCAAGGTTACACGGTAAACTACGCCGCTGATCTGACCCACGCGCGGGCCGCTGTGCTGACCCTGGAACCCGATCTGGCGGTGCTGGATGTGCAGCTCCCCGAAGACGAGGCCGGCGGGTTTGTGCTGGCCCGTGAGATGCGGGCAGCGGGCTACCGGGGCAGTCTGCTGTTTCTGACGGCCCGCGACAGCCTGGATGATCGCCTGGAGGGGCTGGATCTCGGTGGCGACGATTACCTGACCAAGCCGTTTCATCTCTCCGAACTGCTTTCGCGGGTTCGGGCGCTGCTGCGGCGGGTCAGCGAGGCCAAGACCGATCTGCTGAGCTACGGCCCGTTGTCGCTCGATTTGGTGACGCACCGAGTCGAATGGGAGGGCCGCACCGTGATGCTCAGCTTGCGGGAATACGACGTGCTGGAACGTCTGGCCCGCGCACCCGGACGCGTCTTCTCGGCAGAGGAACTGATGGATGTGGTCTGGGGTGAGCGGGCCAGCGACCCCGGCGTGGTCAAAGTCTGTGTTCATCATCTGCGGGCCAAACTCAGTCCCGAGGTGATCCAGACGGTTCAGCGCGGCTATCAACTGGGCCTGGCGAATCTGGAGCGCCGACCATGA
- a CDS encoding FAD:protein FMN transferase, whose translation MSRTLSLHALGSQIVIQGEGAEAAACQIEQAEALLTRFQASPLTELNARGVLRAPPSILVEAIGHALSVARQTAGLVTPAVLTALEVAGYAQTLGERRGTAATVLDTSEVVCTSEMIRLPAGLRLDLGGTAKSWIAERAFTRISGDGFINAGGDLITRQSAAFAVDIAHPLGGTPLYLDCPAGTWGVATSSTLKRAWEGGHHLIDPRTARPLESDLIQVTVIGNCPTDAEVLTKLAFLDTEMLDELQGNAQVYAYDRAGQFWIRSGKVWQKMET comes from the coding sequence GTGAGCCGGACACTTTCGCTGCACGCGCTCGGCAGTCAGATCGTAATTCAGGGCGAAGGGGCCGAGGCGGCGGCGTGCCAGATCGAACAGGCTGAAGCGCTGCTCACCCGCTTCCAGGCTTCGCCACTCACCGAACTGAATGCCCGGGGCGTCCTCCGGGCCCCACCCAGCATTTTGGTTGAGGCAATCGGCCACGCTCTTTCGGTGGCCCGGCAGACCGCCGGACTGGTGACTCCAGCGGTGCTGACAGCGCTGGAGGTGGCCGGGTACGCGCAGACACTCGGTGAGCGCCGCGGCACGGCGGCCACCGTGCTGGATACCTCGGAAGTGGTTTGCACCTCAGAGATGATCCGCCTACCCGCCGGTCTGCGGCTCGATCTGGGCGGAACGGCGAAGTCCTGGATCGCCGAACGCGCGTTTACCCGGATATCTGGAGACGGCTTCATCAATGCGGGCGGCGACCTGATCACCCGGCAATCTGCGGCTTTTGCCGTGGATATCGCGCACCCGCTTGGTGGCACGCCGCTGTATCTGGACTGTCCAGCGGGAACATGGGGCGTGGCCACTTCCAGCACACTCAAACGGGCGTGGGAGGGCGGCCATCACCTTATCGACCCACGCACGGCACGCCCGCTCGAATCGGATCTGATTCAGGTCACGGTGATCGGGAACTGCCCGACCGACGCGGAGGTGCTCACCAAACTGGCGTTCCTTGACACCGAGATGCTTGACGAGCTTCAGGGGAACGCTCAAGTGTACGCCTACGACCGGGCAGGGCAGTTCTGGATCAGGAGCGGCAAAGTCTGGCAGAAGATGGAAACCTGA
- a CDS encoding ferric reductase yields the protein MTKPNVQSAREFSLGAPSAQTRSPLPAATLSNAVSANRWNSLLALALGTLLLGGFVLSALHLTPGPLAWSLLRATGIVAYLALAVTVTFGALLGSRSAPAWLARAQQYGWHGLLSGFALIMGGAHGLFLMVDGKYAQPLRGVLLPGASSFAPLAVGLGTLGLYGLALVYLSTRWRKRLSLKVWRALHLAAYPAFGMLTLHGVLTGSDHLGLLYGTALTCALFTFGLRLTEEASRRGGSPVPGRR from the coding sequence ATGACCAAGCCCAACGTTCAAAGTGCGCGGGAGTTCTCTCTGGGCGCTCCGTCAGCCCAGACCCGCTCCCCTCTTCCTGCCGCCACCCTTTCCAATGCCGTCAGCGCAAACCGCTGGAACTCGCTGCTGGCACTAGCCCTGGGGACGCTTCTACTGGGCGGTTTCGTTCTCAGTGCCCTGCACCTGACCCCCGGCCCGCTCGCCTGGTCGCTGCTGAGGGCCACTGGGATCGTCGCCTACTTGGCGCTAGCGGTCACAGTGACCTTCGGAGCCCTGCTCGGCAGCCGCTCCGCTCCGGCCTGGCTGGCCCGCGCCCAGCAGTACGGCTGGCACGGACTGCTCAGCGGTTTCGCACTGATCATGGGAGGAGCGCACGGGCTGTTTTTGATGGTGGACGGCAAGTACGCTCAGCCTCTGCGCGGCGTGCTGCTGCCCGGAGCGTCAAGTTTCGCGCCGCTCGCTGTCGGACTGGGCACCCTCGGCCTGTATGGGCTGGCCCTGGTGTACCTCTCGACCAGATGGCGAAAGCGGCTGAGCCTCAAAGTCTGGCGGGCCCTTCACCTGGCAGCGTATCCAGCTTTCGGCATGCTGACGCTTCACGGCGTACTGACTGGCAGCGATCACCTGGGTCTACTGTACGGCACGGCACTCACCTGCGCTCTCTTCACTTTCGGGCTGCGCCTGACCGAGGAGGCAAGCAGGCGCGGCGGCTCCCCGGTGCCTGGCAGGAGGTGA
- a CDS encoding response regulator transcription factor gives MSVPEGATEPRAPEHMRILLVEDEAAIALPVRRALAAQGYEVQEAADLTQARMVLQNFEPDLAILDVRLPEDESGGFTLAREMRSAGSQSAVLFLTARDTLVDRLEGLDLGGDDYLTKPFHLSELLSRVRALLRRVSETKTDALSYGPLQLDLVTRQVQWRGQRVVLGSREYDLLERLARTPGRVYSPEELLDLVWAGRASDLGVVKVCVHHLRGKLGLEVVRTEARGYTLGLSATR, from the coding sequence TTGTCTGTCCCTGAAGGCGCGACCGAACCGCGTGCGCCTGAACACATGAGGATTCTGCTGGTCGAAGACGAGGCGGCCATTGCGCTGCCGGTGCGCCGCGCCCTGGCCGCCCAGGGGTATGAGGTGCAGGAAGCCGCCGATCTTACCCAGGCCCGTATGGTTCTCCAGAACTTCGAGCCAGACCTGGCGATCCTTGATGTCCGCCTGCCCGAGGACGAGTCCGGGGGCTTCACCCTGGCCCGCGAGATGAGAAGCGCCGGTTCGCAATCGGCTGTGCTTTTTTTGACGGCCCGCGACACCTTAGTAGACCGGCTCGAAGGCCTGGACCTCGGCGGCGACGACTACCTGACCAAGCCCTTTCACCTCTCCGAGCTGCTGTCGCGGGTGCGGGCCTTGCTGCGCCGGGTCAGCGAAACCAAGACCGACGCTCTGAGCTACGGCCCTTTGCAACTCGACCTCGTGACCCGGCAGGTGCAGTGGCGAGGCCAGCGTGTCGTGCTGGGATCACGGGAATATGACCTGCTCGAGCGGCTGGCCCGCACACCCGGCCGCGTCTATTCTCCGGAGGAACTGCTCGATTTGGTGTGGGCAGGCCGCGCCAGTGACCTCGGCGTGGTCAAGGTCTGCGTTCATCACCTGCGCGGCAAGCTCGGCCTGGAAGTCGTCCGGACCGAGGCGCGTGGCTACACGCTGGGCCTGAGCGCCACACGGTGA
- a CDS encoding YgaP-like transmembrane domain encodes MKFAHFMATPTGRLLRAAVGLALIGRGYSLGNAVVMAVGAVPLLAGSFNVCLIAPLLHAPFLGRDAV; translated from the coding sequence ATGAAATTTGCTCACTTTATGGCCACGCCAACTGGCCGTCTGCTCCGTGCGGCGGTCGGGTTGGCCCTGATCGGCCGGGGCTACTCGCTCGGCAATGCCGTGGTGATGGCGGTGGGTGCCGTGCCGCTTCTGGCCGGGAGCTTCAACGTCTGCCTGATCGCTCCCTTGCTGCACGCCCCGTTTCTTGGCCGGGACGCCGTCTGA
- a CDS encoding sulfurtransferase yields the protein MKLVNSTWLSAHLNDENLRVLDVRSDVMQYLPGHVPNAVHLSDFSLRAPKNGVPAQYLNPESLCHLFALAGVTDDHHVVVYSQGEGVIGATMIMYALNLIGHTDVSLLDGGWTAYRNTQRVSQQYPIYGAAQLTVRPEPDAMSISLEELKDQLATKRATFVDARPEGAYLGVESTWMRNGHLPGALNVDWHSLVEGANLHQLRPLEEIKALLALKGVRKDQNIVVYCGTSREASILYLILKHLLDYPRVRLYEGSWTEYSSFPELKMETGRPVPTV from the coding sequence ATGAAACTGGTAAATTCCACATGGCTTTCCGCGCACCTGAACGATGAAAATCTCCGTGTCTTGGATGTACGGAGTGACGTGATGCAGTATCTTCCGGGTCACGTGCCGAACGCTGTGCATCTCTCGGATTTCAGCTTGCGTGCGCCCAAAAATGGCGTGCCCGCACAATACCTGAACCCTGAATCTCTGTGTCATCTTTTTGCACTTGCGGGCGTCACCGATGATCACCACGTCGTCGTCTACAGCCAGGGTGAGGGCGTGATTGGGGCCACCATGATCATGTACGCCCTCAATCTGATCGGGCACACCGATGTAAGTCTGCTTGATGGTGGCTGGACCGCGTACCGCAACACTCAGCGTGTATCGCAGCAGTACCCCATATATGGTGCTGCTCAGCTCACCGTGCGGCCCGAACCGGATGCGATGAGCATTTCTCTTGAGGAGTTGAAGGATCAGCTCGCCACGAAGAGGGCGACCTTCGTTGACGCCCGGCCCGAAGGTGCTTACCTGGGCGTGGAGAGTACCTGGATGCGGAACGGACATCTCCCCGGTGCCCTGAACGTGGACTGGCATTCTTTGGTTGAAGGCGCGAACTTGCATCAGCTGCGGCCATTGGAAGAGATCAAAGCTTTACTTGCCCTGAAAGGAGTGAGGAAAGATCAGAACATCGTCGTGTATTGCGGCACCAGTCGCGAGGCGTCGATTCTGTATTTGATCCTCAAGCACCTGCTGGACTACCCCCGTGTACGCCTGTATGAGGGCTCCTGGACAGAATACAGTTCGTTTCCTGAGCTGAAGATGGAAACCGGCCGACCAGTTCCAACCGTGTAA
- a CDS encoding toast rack family protein: protein MSAAERPSPQTTNPPVTPKPQPKVSRWAYVLIVIGALSLFDLIGLDNWGTPLVMIVIGVALITRPYSWGRPLTLGLVTATLLAAGGWYVLRPAVTGTSTTETLSQPLTAARAEIELSPSVGQLDVGPGSGSTLIEGSLGLTRNERLERRTVERGDTQVVQLTARQIRPNNSLFGNLGQDDAHWLVTLSPDVPLVLKVNMGAGASTLDLANLKVTELRF from the coding sequence ATGAGTGCAGCTGAACGTCCCTCTCCCCAGACCACCAACCCGCCCGTGACCCCCAAACCCCAACCCAAAGTCAGCCGCTGGGCCTACGTCCTGATCGTCATCGGCGCACTGTCTCTCTTTGACCTGATTGGCCTCGACAACTGGGGCACGCCGCTGGTCATGATCGTGATCGGCGTGGCCCTCATTACGCGCCCGTACTCCTGGGGCCGCCCACTGACCCTCGGGCTGGTGACCGCGACGCTACTGGCAGCCGGAGGGTGGTACGTCCTGCGGCCTGCCGTCACCGGCACCTCGACCACCGAAACCCTCAGTCAGCCCCTCACGGCGGCCCGCGCCGAGATTGAGCTGTCTCCTTCCGTTGGGCAGCTGGACGTCGGGCCGGGCAGCGGCAGCACGCTGATCGAGGGCAGCCTGGGTCTGACCCGCAACGAGCGGCTGGAGCGCCGCACAGTGGAGCGCGGCGACACCCAGGTGGTGCAGTTGACTGCGCGGCAGATCAGGCCGAACAACTCGCTCTTCGGCAATCTCGGCCAGGACGACGCGCACTGGCTCGTGACGCTCTCGCCAGACGTGCCGCTGGTGCTGAAGGTCAATATGGGAGCCGGAGCATCGACACTCGATCTGGCCAACTTGAAGGTCACTGAACTGAGATTCTAG
- a CDS encoding alpha/beta fold hydrolase yields the protein MASSGSRPAPLSILKRTAPYLDARRLGLTLGMAALSGLLSALVLPRGPTTQLQALALLAAGLSIGLLAGVVTRSRWSLLITPLVHVLALELARPGLLGPTAGAIRLTEIYGVLAFLLGRGLYGLVVLLPMVLGASLGVFLARRNITTRPGARPRWIVPGLIVSVLVALTVQIALPARTPPILGADGQPLPGSVAELTTVRLGGHDQTIMIRGYSTEKPVLLYLNGGPGMSGLPYTRVVLNDLSRDFVIVDWDQRGAGKSYPAIDPTSTLTPAQAVSDTIELTNSLRARFDEQKIYLVGESWGSLLGVLAVQKAPELFYAFIGSGQMVSVRETDRRIYKDVLDLSAHTGNPGLAAKMRSYGQPPYADLPYANVFALGQYDALYKPYTPSAAYRKLGATSGIGPYGVFGSEYNLIERFDVLRGLMDTFTVMYPQIQNIDFRRDARTLEVPVYILDGTSELSARRDLTLEWFAALRAPIKTLVPFENAAHSVAFEQFEKFGVLMRETVLPQTYASP from the coding sequence ATGGCATCATCCGGCTCCAGACCTGCCCCGCTCTCCATCCTGAAACGGACGGCCCCCTATCTCGACGCCCGTCGTCTGGGCCTCACCCTAGGTATGGCCGCCCTTTCTGGACTGCTGTCCGCACTGGTGCTTCCACGTGGGCCGACCACCCAACTTCAGGCCCTCGCCCTGCTGGCTGCTGGCCTCAGTATCGGGCTGCTGGCGGGGGTCGTCACGCGCTCCCGCTGGTCGCTGCTCATCACACCACTCGTTCACGTCTTGGCTTTAGAGCTGGCCCGCCCTGGCCTGCTGGGGCCGACCGCCGGGGCCATCCGCCTGACCGAGATCTACGGGGTGCTGGCCTTCTTGCTGGGACGCGGGCTGTATGGGCTGGTCGTTCTGCTGCCGATGGTACTCGGGGCCTCCCTGGGCGTGTTCCTTGCCAGAAGGAATATCACAACGCGGCCAGGAGCCAGACCCCGCTGGATCGTCCCTGGCCTGATTGTCTCTGTGCTGGTCGCCCTTACCGTGCAGATCGCGCTTCCGGCCCGCACACCGCCCATCCTCGGCGCAGACGGCCAGCCCTTGCCCGGTAGCGTCGCCGAACTGACCACCGTGCGGCTCGGTGGGCATGACCAGACCATCATGATTCGTGGGTACAGTACCGAGAAGCCGGTGCTGCTCTACCTCAATGGTGGCCCTGGCATGAGTGGCCTGCCGTATACCCGCGTGGTGCTGAACGACCTGTCGCGCGATTTCGTGATCGTGGACTGGGATCAGCGCGGGGCGGGCAAATCCTACCCCGCCATCGACCCGACCTCCACTTTGACGCCCGCGCAGGCGGTCAGCGATACCATCGAACTCACCAACTCCTTGCGTGCGCGTTTCGACGAGCAGAAGATTTATCTGGTCGGCGAATCCTGGGGCAGCCTCCTAGGCGTGCTGGCCGTGCAGAAGGCACCCGAGCTGTTTTACGCCTTCATCGGCAGCGGCCAGATGGTCAGCGTACGTGAAACCGACCGCCGCATCTATAAAGATGTGCTCGATCTTTCGGCGCACACAGGCAACCCCGGCCTCGCCGCGAAGATGCGCAGCTACGGCCAGCCGCCGTACGCCGACCTACCTTACGCCAATGTCTTCGCCCTGGGCCAGTACGACGCGCTGTACAAGCCGTACACGCCCTCGGCGGCGTACCGGAAGCTGGGAGCCACGTCTGGCATCGGCCCCTACGGTGTGTTTGGCAGCGAGTACAACCTGATCGAAAGATTTGACGTGCTGCGCGGCTTGATGGACACGTTCACGGTGATGTACCCGCAGATCCAGAACATCGATTTCCGGAGGGACGCCAGAACGCTGGAGGTGCCGGTCTACATTCTTGACGGCACCAGCGAACTGTCGGCCCGGCGCGACCTGACACTGGAATGGTTCGCGGCGCTCCGGGCCCCCATCAAGACTCTGGTGCCCTTCGAGAACGCCGCTCACTCGGTGGCCTTCGAGCAATTCGAGAAATTCGGCGTGCTGATGCGTGAAACAGTGCTGCCCCAGACGTATGCAAGCCCGTGA
- a CDS encoding CPBP family intramembrane glutamic endopeptidase: MRWPGFAKRHPVWFVTLLELAVIVVYGLTGTIAHFAELPGEFVSIVANVMLIVLAAGLLTRLGWWRTAGFRLPVRPRDLLWFVPLLLPIGFSLAAGTEFKGWVLTSQLLISALLIGFAEEAFFRGLMLSALKTRGFWTAAVVSSVLFGLSHTLNLLSGKSGAEILIQVSYALAIGFCFAATVLRTGLIWPLVLIHALIDFTSFLGKEGTSPAWNAPAGIGVTFAFMSYGLYLMLHRQSPGVKVAAA; this comes from the coding sequence GTGAGGTGGCCTGGATTTGCTAAGCGCCATCCAGTCTGGTTCGTGACGCTGCTGGAACTCGCTGTGATCGTGGTGTATGGGCTGACCGGCACCATCGCCCACTTCGCTGAGCTGCCCGGCGAGTTCGTCAGTATCGTTGCCAATGTGATGCTGATCGTGCTGGCCGCCGGATTGCTGACCCGGCTGGGGTGGTGGCGCACCGCCGGATTCAGGCTGCCTGTCCGGCCACGCGATCTGCTATGGTTCGTCCCTCTGCTCTTGCCAATCGGCTTCAGTCTCGCCGCAGGCACCGAGTTCAAGGGGTGGGTGCTGACCTCACAACTGCTGATCTCGGCTCTCCTGATCGGTTTCGCTGAGGAGGCCTTCTTCCGGGGGCTGATGCTGAGTGCCCTGAAGACCAGGGGGTTCTGGACAGCCGCCGTTGTGTCGTCGGTGCTGTTCGGGTTGTCGCATACGCTGAACCTGCTCTCGGGCAAAAGCGGCGCGGAGATTCTGATTCAGGTCAGCTATGCCCTGGCCATTGGCTTTTGCTTCGCTGCCACCGTGCTCAGGACAGGGCTGATCTGGCCGCTGGTGCTCATTCACGCCCTGATCGATTTCACCAGCTTTCTCGGTAAGGAGGGGACTTCACCTGCCTGGAATGCCCCTGCTGGCATCGGCGTTACGTTCGCGTTCATGTCCTACGGTCTGTACCTGATGCTGCACCGGCAAAGCCCAGGCGTGAAGGTGGCCGCCGCATGA
- a CDS encoding CPBP family intramembrane glutamic endopeptidase, with protein sequence MSRPHLPSGVGRFFVLTFALTWLLWLPMLLAGHHLIGPVIGTVQSTLLLALGTAVPSFVALALAARSGGAAALLCGLTRWRLPARWYAAVLLIPAALMLTAVGLDVLLGGTAPSFASPERWPLVAVNFLAVLLIGGPLGEELGWRGYALPRLDLKLNSTAAAVLLGLVWAAWHLPLFLLPGTPQAQLPLVWFVLQTVAFSVLLAWVYRRTGGSLLLVVLLHGVVNTLAGPLRVLPTAGGTLRPYILITLLTVAAALLVSWQGQSGRPVRMLGAPTAALENR encoded by the coding sequence ATGAGTCGGCCGCACCTTCCCAGCGGGGTCGGAAGATTTTTCGTCCTCACCTTCGCGCTGACGTGGCTGCTCTGGCTACCGATGCTGCTGGCTGGCCACCACCTGATCGGCCCAGTGATCGGCACAGTGCAGAGTACCCTGCTGCTAGCGCTAGGAACGGCTGTACCCAGCTTCGTGGCGCTGGCGCTGGCAGCCCGCAGCGGCGGCGCGGCGGCGCTGCTGTGTGGACTCACACGCTGGCGGCTCCCCGCCCGCTGGTACGCCGCCGTGCTGCTGATTCCTGCCGCGCTGATGCTGACGGCAGTGGGGCTGGACGTACTGCTGGGCGGCACTGCACCGTCCTTTGCCTCGCCCGAACGCTGGCCGCTGGTGGCCGTGAACTTCCTGGCCGTGCTCTTGATCGGCGGCCCTCTGGGTGAGGAGCTGGGCTGGCGCGGCTACGCCCTGCCCCGGCTCGACCTAAAACTGAATTCAACCGCTGCCGCTGTGCTTCTCGGGCTGGTCTGGGCCGCCTGGCACCTGCCGCTGTTCCTGCTGCCGGGGACACCACAGGCGCAACTGCCCCTCGTCTGGTTCGTGCTTCAGACCGTGGCCTTCAGCGTGCTGCTGGCCTGGGTCTATCGGCGCACTGGAGGCAGTCTGCTGCTGGTCGTGTTGTTGCACGGCGTGGTCAACACCTTGGCTGGCCCCTTGCGTGTTCTCCCCACCGCCGGAGGCACGCTGCGGCCTTACATCCTGATCACCCTGCTCACGGTGGCGGCAGCCCTGCTGGTGAGCTGGCAAGGACAGTCTGGCAGGCCAGTCAGAATGCTCGGCGCTCCTACTGCTGCCCTGGAGAACCGATGA
- a CDS encoding DUF6544 family protein, which translates to MNTRSRHGTPASPPRLAEPSLPSVNRHWERWQRASLWSVASLAGLLILGWLGLQVTPAPFPAIPGTAATPSSIPLLPNLPAPVERFYRLTYGECIPVITSAIITGRAAIRPIPGGPTLPARFRFIHEAGRNYRHYIEATWFGLPILRVNESYLDGVSRIELPWQKSEGNPQTAQAANLGLWAETTSMPAVFLTDPRVRWQAVNDATALLVVPFEQAHETFVVRFDPTTGLPTLLESMRFKGETDTHKTLWSNGLLRWASFGGITLPSVGTAAWADDGRPWAVFTTESIGLNTDVRQSVRAKGL; encoded by the coding sequence ATGAACACAAGATCCCGACACGGCACGCCCGCTTCACCCCCGCGCCTCGCAGAACCGTCTTTGCCTTCTGTAAACCGGCACTGGGAGCGCTGGCAACGCGCTAGCTTGTGGAGCGTTGCCAGCCTGGCAGGCCTGCTGATCCTGGGCTGGCTGGGTCTTCAGGTCACCCCCGCGCCATTCCCAGCCATTCCAGGGACGGCGGCGACACCATCGTCCATCCCACTGCTACCCAATCTGCCTGCACCGGTTGAGCGGTTTTACCGCCTGACCTACGGCGAGTGCATTCCGGTGATCACCTCGGCCATCATCACGGGCCGGGCCGCCATCCGCCCCATTCCCGGCGGCCCCACCCTGCCTGCCCGCTTCCGCTTCATTCACGAGGCGGGCCGCAACTACCGCCACTACATTGAGGCCACCTGGTTCGGCCTGCCGATTCTGCGCGTCAACGAATCGTACCTGGACGGAGTGAGCCGCATTGAACTGCCCTGGCAAAAGAGCGAGGGCAATCCCCAGACCGCGCAGGCAGCCAACTTGGGCCTGTGGGCCGAGACCACCTCGATGCCCGCCGTGTTTCTGACCGACCCAAGGGTGCGCTGGCAGGCCGTGAACGACGCCACTGCACTGCTGGTCGTCCCGTTCGAACAGGCGCATGAAACCTTTGTGGTGCGTTTTGATCCCACCACGGGTCTCCCGACGCTGCTGGAGTCGATGCGGTTCAAGGGCGAAACGGACACGCACAAGACGCTGTGGTCAAACGGGCTTCTCCGCTGGGCCAGCTTCGGCGGGATCACGCTGCCCAGTGTCGGCACTGCTGCCTGGGCTGATGACGGTCGACCCTGGGCCGTCTTCACCACCGAGAGCATCGGCCTGAACACGGACGTGCGCCAGTCTGTGCGGGCCAAGGGGCTATGA
- a CDS encoding CPBP family intramembrane glutamic endopeptidase translates to MTSHPLQVHCAFLQSPSRYFGWVFAASLPFYALGILAPQLKRLIPFGLPISTLMIFCPAGVAISLTYRYEGQAGVRRLLGRVFDYRVIPNKTWLLLSVGIMPAAMLFSYAVQLLLDPSLPQAVWSLTLVFSFAVYFFGAISEELGWTGYALDPLQHRYGCLVASVGLGTLWWLWHVIPYHVTGRSTDWILWQGLATVMFRIIMVWIYNHAGRSVLTSILFHAAINTSIDAFPVSSSHYDPKVMGLMLLGLTLLVAVGPKFLTMVASPKRVDSR, encoded by the coding sequence ATGACCAGCCACCCCCTCCAAGTCCACTGCGCCTTTCTCCAATCACCATCGAGGTACTTCGGCTGGGTCTTTGCCGCCTCGCTTCCCTTCTATGCCCTCGGAATCCTCGCACCGCAACTCAAGCGCTTGATCCCTTTTGGCTTACCCATCAGTACCCTGATGATTTTTTGTCCGGCGGGTGTTGCCATCAGTTTGACCTACCGTTACGAAGGTCAGGCAGGTGTACGGCGCTTGCTGGGTCGAGTGTTCGATTACCGAGTTATCCCGAACAAAACCTGGCTGCTGCTTTCCGTGGGCATCATGCCTGCCGCTATGCTGTTCTCTTACGCTGTGCAGCTACTGCTTGATCCGTCCTTGCCGCAGGCTGTTTGGTCACTCACGCTGGTGTTCAGCTTTGCCGTGTACTTTTTTGGGGCAATAAGCGAGGAGCTGGGCTGGACGGGTTACGCGCTCGACCCACTGCAACACCGGTACGGTTGTCTGGTGGCCAGTGTGGGCCTGGGCACGCTGTGGTGGCTGTGGCACGTCATCCCTTACCATGTCACTGGACGCTCAACGGATTGGATTCTCTGGCAGGGTCTGGCCACAGTGATGTTTCGTATCATCATGGTTTGGATTTACAACCACGCTGGGCGCAGCGTCCTGACCTCCATCCTGTTCCACGCCGCCATCAACACCAGCATTGATGCTTTTCCCGTGAGCAGTTCCCATTACGACCCGAAGGTCATGGGCCTGATGCTGCTCGGGCTGACCCTGTTGGTGGCTGTAGGCCCGAAGTTTCTGACGATGGTAGCTTCCCCGAAGCGCGTTGACTCTCGATGA
- a CDS encoding flavodoxin domain-containing protein, whose translation MLVGSAIHALKWLPEAAEFIKRHTTELEQLPRLIYFFCATLREDTAEHHREVLAYLNPVRAILEPLEIGLFAGRLDASRLPLLERMLVKAVKGD comes from the coding sequence GTGTTGGTGGGTAGCGCTATTCACGCCCTGAAGTGGTTGCCGGAGGCCGCCGAGTTTATCAAGCGGCACACAACTGAACTTGAGCAGTTGCCTCGTCTGATCTACTTCTTCTGCGCCACCCTCCGCGAAGATACGGCCGAGCATCACCGTGAAGTCCTGGCGTATCTGAACCCGGTGCGGGCGATCCTCGAACCACTGGAGATCGGGCTGTTCGCGGGCAGACTCGACGCGTCCAGGCTGCCCCTTCTCGAACGAATGCTGGTCAAAGCCGTGAAGGGCGACTAG